The following are encoded together in the Salmonella enterica subsp. enterica serovar Choleraesuis genome:
- the tehB gene encoding tellurite resistance protein B, with amino-acid sequence MALSIPVNFRHTRSTPFWTKDTLPEALLTCHNTKAGVYGRLCVMRGAVKYIGLGITPGDTAEMEVVINAGSFGISPPQYYHKIELLTDDTCFNIDFFADPETTLEGKGLGQVVASPKK; translated from the coding sequence ATGGCTCTGTCTATCCCGGTAAACTTTCGCCACACCCGTTCCACGCCGTTCTGGACTAAAGACACGTTGCCAGAAGCGCTGTTGACCTGCCACAACACCAAAGCCGGCGTTTATGGCCGCCTTTGTGTGATGCGCGGTGCGGTGAAATATATCGGCCTTGGCATCACGCCTGGCGATACAGCAGAAATGGAAGTTGTGATTAATGCCGGTAGCTTTGGGATTAGCCCGCCGCAGTATTATCACAAAATTGAGCTGCTGACTGATGACACCTGTTTCAATATCGACTTTTTCGCCGACCCGGAAACAACGCTGGAAGGGAAGGGATTAGGTCAGGTAGTGGCTTCACCAAAGAAATAA
- a CDS encoding MarR family transcriptional regulator has product MQYAHKKYDVTDFHGALLDIISVMNYPSVDEALLAEANVKLDQILFPVLISIGRYGPLGVTSLADRLGRDYTTVSRQVKRLQEMGLAQKQPGEQDKRVSEVSLSLEGQALTSSISRARQKMMNEIFADWPEQDVAQLFRLARKYADGLVIKAQSQP; this is encoded by the coding sequence ATGCAATATGCACATAAAAAATATGATGTAACGGATTTTCACGGCGCTCTGCTGGATATCATCAGTGTGATGAATTACCCCAGCGTAGATGAAGCGCTGCTGGCGGAAGCTAACGTCAAACTCGATCAGATACTGTTCCCGGTTTTAATTTCCATTGGTCGCTATGGCCCTCTCGGAGTGACAAGCCTTGCTGACCGGCTCGGACGTGATTACACCACCGTCAGCCGTCAGGTTAAGCGTCTGCAAGAGATGGGGCTGGCTCAGAAGCAGCCTGGAGAGCAAGACAAACGGGTGAGCGAGGTTTCACTGAGCCTGGAAGGTCAGGCACTGACCAGCAGCATTAGCCGCGCACGTCAAAAAATGATGAACGAGATTTTTGCCGACTGGCCGGAACAGGACGTGGCGCAGTTATTCCGGCTGGCCCGGAAATACGCCGACGGTTTGGTGATTAAAGCGCAGTCGCAGCCATAA